The following are encoded in a window of Acipenser ruthenus chromosome 26, fAciRut3.2 maternal haplotype, whole genome shotgun sequence genomic DNA:
- the LOC117429274 gene encoding CHD1 helical C-terminal domain containing protein 1 isoform X1, translating into MLNCATSIGQNMTNNSKKSPHQHSGFQMPRETCLVTVDFDSKRAAVRKRKGSAEIVTRKVNKESSPLRDDLGKTSLKRPAVTTAGGLNLITFSICKESMRPVKKALKQLELLKDLPLEQQVRSTRTQVLTIGEHVSTCLAEYTTAQEARYWKRYLWKFASIFSEHNARTLRRLYKYSQVNQEDKFMKTYWGTGFPGPAQVQSLECKQLYNAWGLPVDSSSSDLGRGQSAVEDQHLTDRHTDGSLPGRVHPDTAAADWLVVFQLPSDFRSLLCHFHYT; encoded by the exons ATGCTAAACTGTGCTACTAGTATTGGTCAGAACATGACAAATAACAGTAAAAAGTCGCCACACCAGCATTCAGGTTTTCAG ATGCCCCGTGAAACGTGTTTAGTTACTGTAGATTTTGACTCGAAGCGGGCTGCAGTAAGAAAGAGGAAAGGCAGCGCCGAAATCGTCACTAGAAAG GTTAATAAGGAATCGAGTCCATTGAGGGATGATTTAGGAAAGACTTCACTGAAGAGGCCTGCAGTTACTACAGCCGGTGGTCTCAATCTAATAACATTCAGTATT TGTAAGGAGAGCATGAGGCCAGTTAAGAAAGCCCTGAAACAGCTGGAGCTGCTGAAAGATCTTCCCTTGGAGCAGCAGGTCCGCTCTACCAGAACACAGGTGCTCACGATCGGGGAGCACGTCAGCACCTGCCTGGCAGAGTACACCACAGCACAGGAGGCCAGATACTGGAAAAG gTATTTATGGAAATTTGCATCCATCTTTTCAGAACACAATGCTAGAACTCTGCGCAGACTGTATAAGTATTCACAGGTTAATCAAGAGGACAAATTTATG AAGACATACTGGGGAACAGGGTTCCCAGGCCCTGCCCAGGTCCAGTCTCTTGAATGTAAGCAGTTGTACAATGCATGGGGCCTGCCTGTGGACTCGAGCAGTTCAGACCTTGGCAGGGGCCAGTCAGCAGTAGAGGACCAGCACTTGACTGACAGGCACACTGACGGGAGCCTTCCAGGCAG GGTACATCCGGATACTGCTGCTGCTGATTGGCTGGTGGTGTTTCAACTGCCCTCCGATTTTCGTTCCCTGTTATGTCATTTCCATTATACTTGA
- the LOC117429274 gene encoding CDP-diacylglycerol--glycerol-3-phosphate 3-phosphatidyltransferase isoform X2 — MASEVFLYVPNIIGYIRILLLLIGWWCFNCPPIFVPCYVISIILDGLDGYAARRLNQISEFGAWLDVVIDNLGRGMLWSALFEWGYFVSALEWCVFVCTHSCMGAEWKSRFGCSPWWIQRVTANGFKSPLGVLCISGLHVLPVWLYGYQKGVLTEVLFVPFTLQCCGIAILTAGRLLCFAVEVWCLGMHIKFLTRTDQKTKEKD; from the exons ATGGCATCTGAAGTGTTTCTGTATGTCCCCAATATCATTG GGTACATCCGGATACTGCTGCTGCTGATTGGCTGGTGGTGTTTCAACTGCCCTCCGATTTTCGTTCCCTGTTATGTCATTTCCATTATACTTGAtg GCTTGGATGGGTACGCAGCCCGGCGCCTCAATCAGATTTCGGAGTTTGGAGCCTGGCTGGATGTCGTGATTGATAACCTGGGACGAGGGATGCTGTGGAGCGCCTTGTTTGAG TGGGGATATTTTGTTTCTGCGTTAGAATGGTGTGTGTTCGTCTGCACACACAGCTGCATGGGTGCTGAGTGGAAGAGCCGCTTCGGATGCAGCCCCTGGTGGATCCAGAGAGTCACAGCAAACG GTTTTAAGAGCCCGCTGGGTGTGCTTTGTATATCCGGGCTGCACGTCCTGCCTGTCTGGCTATACGGGTATCAGAAAGGAGTCCTGACAGAGGTTCTCTTTGTCCCATTTACACTGCAGTGCTGTGGAATAGCCATCCTCACTGCAGGCAGGCTCCTGTGCTTTGCTGTGGAG GTGTGGTGTCTCGGGATGCACATTAAGTTTCTCACAAGAACTGACCAGAAGACAAAGGAAAAAGACTGA
- the LOC117964218 gene encoding amyloid protein-binding protein 2, translating into MAAVELEWIPETLYNTAISAVVDNYSRSRREIRSLPENIQFDVYYKLYQQGRLCQLGGEFCELEVFAKVLRASDKRHLLHHCFQALMDHGVKVASVLASSFSRRCSYIAESDRHVKEKAVQFGFVLGGFLSDAGWYGDAEKVFLSCLQLCTLHDEVLHWYRAVECCVRLLHVRNGNCKYHLGEETFKLAQSYMDKLAKHGHQANKAALYGELCALLFAKSHYDEAYKWCIAAMKEITVGLPVKVVVDVLRQASKACVVKREFRKAEQLIKHAVYLAREHFGHKHPKYSDTLLDYGFYLLNVDNICQSVAIYQTALDIRQSVFGGKNIHVATAHEDLAYSSYVHQYSSGKFDNALFHAERAIDIITHILPEDHLLLASSKRVKALILEEIAIDCHNKETEQRLLQEAHDLHLSSLQLAKKAFGEFNVQTAKHYGNLGRLYQSMRKFKEAEEMHIKAIQIKEQLLGQEDYEVALSVGHLASLYNYDMNQYDDAEKLYLRSIAIGKKLFGEGYSGLEYDYRGLIKLYNSVGNYEKVFEYHNILSSWNRLRDRQFAVADALEDVNTSTQSTEEVVQSFLSSQNRVEGPSC; encoded by the exons ATGGCTGCGGTGGAGCTGGAGTGGATCCCGGAGACGCTGTATAATACTGCCATTTCAGCTGTGGTAGACAACTACAGCCGATCTCGCAGGGAGATTCGCTCTCTTCCGGAGAACATACAGTTTGATGTGTATTATAAG CTTTACCAGCAAGGCAGGCTTTGCCAGCTGGGCGGTGAGTTCTGTGAACTTGAAGTCTTTGCGAAAGTGCTGCGTGCTTCTGACAAGAG ACACCTTCTCCATCACTGTTTCCAGGCATTAATGGATCATGGTGTGAAAGTGGCCTCTGTGCTGGCCAGCTCATTCAGCCGCCGCTGCTCCTACATTGCAGAGTCCGACCGACATGTCAAAGAAAAGGCCGTCCAGTTCGGCTTTGTTTTAG GAGGGTTCCTGTCTGATGCAGGCTGGTACGGAGATGCAGAAAAGGTGTTTCTGTCGTGTCTGCAGTTGTGTACACTACATGATGAGGTGCTGCACTGGTACCGAGCTGTAGAGTGCTGTGTAAG GTTACTCCACGTACGCAATGGCAACTGCAAATACCATTTAGGAGAAGAGACCTTTAAGCTAGCGCAGTCCTACATGGACAAACTAGCCAAACACGGCCACCAGGCGAACAAGGCAGCGCTCTACGGGGAGTTGTGTGCGCTGCTCTTTGCAAAAAGCCACTATGATGAG gCTTATAAATGGTGTATAGCAGCAATGAAGGAGATCACAGTTGGGTTACCAGTGAAAGTGGTGGTTGATGTTTTAAGACAGGCTTCTAAG GCGTGTGTGGTGAAGCGTGAATTCAGGAAAGCAGAGCAATTGATAAAACATGCCGTCTATTTAGCACG GGAACACTTTGGGCACAAACACCCCAAGTACTCCGACACGCTTCTCGACTATGGGTTTTACTTGCTCAACGTAGATAACATCTGTCAGTCTGTTGCTATTTACCAG ACAGCGCTTGATATCCGGCAGTCAGTATTTGGAGGCAAGAACATCCATGTAGCCACTGCACACGAAGACCTGGCGTATTCTTCTTATGTGCACCAGTACAGCTCTGGGAAATTTGACAATGCACT ATTTCATGCTGAACGTGCCATAGACATCATCACCCACATCCTCCCTGAAGACCATCTGCTGCTGGCTTCATCCAAACGGGTCAAAG CACTCATCCTGGAGGAGATAGCAATCGATTGTCACAATAAGGAAACAGAGCAGAGGCTTCTTCAGGAAGCACACGATCTGCACCTCTCCTCACTGCAGCTCGCCAAAAAAGCTTTCGGGGAGTTCAATGTCCAGACAGCAAAGCACTACGGGAACCTTGGCAGACTGTATCAGTCCATGAGGAAGTTCAAG GAAGCTGAAGAAATGCACATCAAAGCAATTCAAATCAAGGAGCAGCTGCTGGGTCAGGAGGACTATGAAGTGGCGCTGTCCGTGGGACACCTTGCCTCCTTGTATAACTACGACATGAATCAGTACGACGATGCAGAGAAGCTCTACCTGAGATCCATAGCAATCG GCAAGAAGCTGTTTGGAGAAGGATACAGTGGACTGGAGTATGATTACAGGGGCCTCATTAAACTCTACAACTCGGTTGGCAACTATGAAAAAGTTTTTGAGTACCACAACATTCTGTCCAGTTGGAACCGGCTGCGGGACAGGCAGTTTGCCGTGGCAGATGCCCTTGAAGACGTCAACACCAGCACGCAGTCCACAGAAGAGGTGGTCCAGTCATTCCTCTCGTCTCAGAATCGTGTGGAAGGACCAAGCTGCTGA
- the LOC117963268 gene encoding protein phosphatase 1D-like isoform X2 gives MENRFSLRASVFSDQGGRKYMEDVTEIVVEPEPGEEELALVGAGETKEETGVSVENTPGPAEWPKTITGLPSTSGTTASVVVIRGDKMFVAHVGDSGVVLGVQDDPRDDFIRAVELTQDHKPELPRERQRIEGLGGSVIRKSGVNRVVWKRPRLPHNGPVRRSTVIDQIPFLAVARALGDLWSYDFYSREFVVSPEPDTSVLTLDPRIHRYIILGSDGVWNMIPPQDAVSMCQDHEEETQGQYGMSNAWQLVSHSLLRWRQRGLRADNTSAIVLTISEPLDKNTAVRKDEVLLNLLDGPFHSQDEGPLHSWSRCSTPLIERAESDVADMTSSERLPPLERQNGFSAKSLGSKSESHRPTSCPGRLPQPVPESPERALAMTNEGSPSPSLPDLRSARFHSSTGSAQTPSSTQLPPGLKRTLEESNSGPASKKLRRSVPRSPESPSPSHCVPSKRRNPDRLSMRRSLRGHKAPGIPALLHQHRKSICVC, from the exons ATGGAGAACCGATTCTCTTTACGGGCGAGCGTCTTTTCCGACCAGGGGGGCAGGAAATACATGGAGGATGTAACCGAGATTGTGGTGGAGCCCGAGCCGGGCGAAGAGGAGCTAGCTCTGGTCGGAGCCGGGGAAACAAAAGAGGAAACCGGTGTTTCGGTCGAAAACACGCCGGGGCCGG CGGAGTGGCCAAAGACCATAACGGGGCTTCCCAGCACGTCAGGAACCACTGCAAGCGTGGTGGTGATCCGGGGGGACAAGATGTTTGTGGCTCACGTCGGGGACTCTGGGGTGGTATTGGGGGTGCAGGACGACCCCAGAGATGACTTCATCCGTGCTGTGGAGCTCACCCAGGACCACAAGCCCGAGCTGCCCCGCGAGAGGCAGAGGATTGAGGGGCTGGGCGGCAG TGTGATCAGGAAGTCAGGGGTGAACCGGGTGGTGTGGAAGCGTCCTCGCCTGCCCCACAATGGCCCCGTGAGGAGGAGCACTGTTATCGACCAGATCCCCTTCCTCGCCGTGGCTCGAGCTCTGG GTGACCTGTGGAGCTATGACTTCTACAGCAGAGAGTTTGTGGTGTCGCCGGAGCCTGACACGAGCGTGCTCACCCTGGACCCGCGCATACACCGCTACATCATCCTGGGCAGTGACGGGGTGTGGAACATGATCCCTCCACAGGACGCTGTGTCAATGTGCCAGGACCATGAGGAGGAAACGCAG GGCCAGTACGGGATGTCCAATGCTTGGCAGCTGGTAAGCCACTCCCTGCTGCGATGGAGACAGCGCGGGCTGCGTGCCGACAATACCAGCGCCATCGTCCTCACCATCTCTGAGCCGCTGGACAAGAACACTGCGGTGCGCAAAGATGAGGTGCTGCTGAACCTGCTTGACGGGCCCTTCCACAGCCAAGACGAGGGCCCCCTTCACTCCTGGTCTCGCTGCTCCACCCCGCTCATCGAG agaGCAGAATCTGATGTGGCTGACATGACCTCCTCTGAGCGTCTGCCTCCATTGGAGCGTCAGAATGGGTTCTCTGCAAAGAGCCTGGGATCCAAGAGCGAGTCTCACCGGCCCACCAGCTGCCCCGGCCGCTTACCCCAGCCTGTTCCTGAGTCACCCGAAAGAGCCCTGGCTATGACCAATGAGGGCTCTCCATCTCCCAGCCTCCCGGACCTCCGTTCTGCCAGGTTTCACAGCAGCACGGGCTCAGCACAGACGCCTTCCTCCACACAGCTGCCGCCTGGCTTGAAACGGACCCTGGAGGAGTCCAACTCGGGCCCGGCCAGCAAGAAGCTCCGGCGCAGTGTACCCCGCTCCCCCGAGAGCCCGTCCCCAAGCCACTGCGTCCCCTCGAAGCGCAGGAACCCCGACAGGCTCTCCATGCGCCGCAGCCTGAGGGGGCACAAAGCACCGGGTatcccagctctgctgcaccAGCACAGGAAAAGCATCTGTGTGTGCTGA
- the LOC117963268 gene encoding protein phosphatase 1D-like isoform X1, whose translation MENRFSLRASVFSDQGGRKYMEDVTEIVVEPEPGEEELALVGAGETKEETGVSVENTPGPGKIDSASGVTEQGGFKTINGPTARNSSRNTREHKIVIENFESSQPTETVEDNATNSCSRSGRSVGFFAVFDGHGGREAAQYARDHLWDLIKKQRGFWSADSGEVCAAISKGFVACHHAMWRKLPEWPKTITGLPSTSGTTASVVVIRGDKMFVAHVGDSGVVLGVQDDPRDDFIRAVELTQDHKPELPRERQRIEGLGGSVIRKSGVNRVVWKRPRLPHNGPVRRSTVIDQIPFLAVARALGDLWSYDFYSREFVVSPEPDTSVLTLDPRIHRYIILGSDGVWNMIPPQDAVSMCQDHEEETQGQYGMSNAWQLVSHSLLRWRQRGLRADNTSAIVLTISEPLDKNTAVRKDEVLLNLLDGPFHSQDEGPLHSWSRCSTPLIERAESDVADMTSSERLPPLERQNGFSAKSLGSKSESHRPTSCPGRLPQPVPESPERALAMTNEGSPSPSLPDLRSARFHSSTGSAQTPSSTQLPPGLKRTLEESNSGPASKKLRRSVPRSPESPSPSHCVPSKRRNPDRLSMRRSLRGHKAPGIPALLHQHRKSICVC comes from the exons ATGGAGAACCGATTCTCTTTACGGGCGAGCGTCTTTTCCGACCAGGGGGGCAGGAAATACATGGAGGATGTAACCGAGATTGTGGTGGAGCCCGAGCCGGGCGAAGAGGAGCTAGCTCTGGTCGGAGCCGGGGAAACAAAAGAGGAAACCGGTGTTTCGGTCGAAAACACGCCGGGGCCGGGTAAGATAGACTCGGCTAGCGGTGTAACCGAGCAAGGtggttttaaaaccatcaacGGCCCCACTGCTAGAAACTCCAGTAGAAATACAAGGGAACACAAGATTGTAATTGAGAACTTCGAAAGTTCACAACCAACAGAAACCGTGGAAGATAACGCTACCAATTCATGCTCCCGGAGCGGGCGATCAGTGGGTTTTTTTGCAGTATTTGACGGGCACGGGGGCAGGGAGGCTGCCCAGTATGCCCGTGATCATTTATGGGATTTGATAAAGAAACAGCGCGGGTTTTGGTCGGCGGATTCCGGGGAGGTTTGCGCTGCTATCAGCAAGGGCTTCGTTGCTTGCCATCATGCCATGTGGAGAAAGCTAC CGGAGTGGCCAAAGACCATAACGGGGCTTCCCAGCACGTCAGGAACCACTGCAAGCGTGGTGGTGATCCGGGGGGACAAGATGTTTGTGGCTCACGTCGGGGACTCTGGGGTGGTATTGGGGGTGCAGGACGACCCCAGAGATGACTTCATCCGTGCTGTGGAGCTCACCCAGGACCACAAGCCCGAGCTGCCCCGCGAGAGGCAGAGGATTGAGGGGCTGGGCGGCAG TGTGATCAGGAAGTCAGGGGTGAACCGGGTGGTGTGGAAGCGTCCTCGCCTGCCCCACAATGGCCCCGTGAGGAGGAGCACTGTTATCGACCAGATCCCCTTCCTCGCCGTGGCTCGAGCTCTGG GTGACCTGTGGAGCTATGACTTCTACAGCAGAGAGTTTGTGGTGTCGCCGGAGCCTGACACGAGCGTGCTCACCCTGGACCCGCGCATACACCGCTACATCATCCTGGGCAGTGACGGGGTGTGGAACATGATCCCTCCACAGGACGCTGTGTCAATGTGCCAGGACCATGAGGAGGAAACGCAG GGCCAGTACGGGATGTCCAATGCTTGGCAGCTGGTAAGCCACTCCCTGCTGCGATGGAGACAGCGCGGGCTGCGTGCCGACAATACCAGCGCCATCGTCCTCACCATCTCTGAGCCGCTGGACAAGAACACTGCGGTGCGCAAAGATGAGGTGCTGCTGAACCTGCTTGACGGGCCCTTCCACAGCCAAGACGAGGGCCCCCTTCACTCCTGGTCTCGCTGCTCCACCCCGCTCATCGAG agaGCAGAATCTGATGTGGCTGACATGACCTCCTCTGAGCGTCTGCCTCCATTGGAGCGTCAGAATGGGTTCTCTGCAAAGAGCCTGGGATCCAAGAGCGAGTCTCACCGGCCCACCAGCTGCCCCGGCCGCTTACCCCAGCCTGTTCCTGAGTCACCCGAAAGAGCCCTGGCTATGACCAATGAGGGCTCTCCATCTCCCAGCCTCCCGGACCTCCGTTCTGCCAGGTTTCACAGCAGCACGGGCTCAGCACAGACGCCTTCCTCCACACAGCTGCCGCCTGGCTTGAAACGGACCCTGGAGGAGTCCAACTCGGGCCCGGCCAGCAAGAAGCTCCGGCGCAGTGTACCCCGCTCCCCCGAGAGCCCGTCCCCAAGCCACTGCGTCCCCTCGAAGCGCAGGAACCCCGACAGGCTCTCCATGCGCCGCAGCCTGAGGGGGCACAAAGCACCGGGTatcccagctctgctgcaccAGCACAGGAAAAGCATCTGTGTGTGCTGA